One genomic window of Nicotiana sylvestris chromosome 10, ASM39365v2, whole genome shotgun sequence includes the following:
- the LOC138879040 gene encoding uncharacterized protein translates to MTVTTRSGRGGESSISRQREVVSDDVEVQIDDDPTVDEQETQNDVNPSREHMIDIPETVMPKAKAHFPRPPPPYPQRLAKQKNENQFKNFIEMLKSLSINVPLVEALEQISGYAKFMKDLVTKKRYMDCETIKMTHQVSAIVHSMASKLEDPRVFTILCTIGSADFAKALCDLGASINL, encoded by the exons ATGACGGTGACCACAAGGAGCGGTAGAGGTGGTGAATCAAGTATCTCCAGGCAAagggaagttgtgagtgatgatgtTGAAGTACAAATTGACGATGATCCAACAGTTGATGAGCAA gagactcaaaatgacgtgaacccgtctagggaacacatgatAGACATACCGGAAACAGtaatgcctaaagccaaggctcattttccaaggcctcctccaccttaccctcaaagacttgcaaaGCAAAAGAATGAAAACCAATTCAAGAACTTTATTGAGATGCTGAAAAGTTTGTCGATCAATGTGCccttggtggaagctcttgagcaaatatcgggatatgccaagtttatgaaagacttggtaacTAAAAAGAGATATATGGATTGTGAGACtatcaaaatgactcatcaagtgagtgccattgtgcactcgatggcttcaaagcttgaagatccccgCGTATTTACCATTCtatgtaccattgggagtgcggattttgcaaaggccttgtgtgatttgggagcaagtataAATTTGTAG